GTCGAAGAGGCTTGTGAGCGCGCCGATGCGGTGTTGGTGCTCACCGAATGGCGTGAGTTTGTCGACCTCGACCCCGACGACCTCGCGGACCGGGTGCGGGCCCGGGTCGTCGTCGATGGCCGTAACTGCCTCGAGGCGGCCCGCTGGGAGCGGGCGGGTTGGCGGGTGTTCAGGCTGGGAGCGCGTCGCCCGGCGCGGTGAGCGGCTCCGGCACGGTGCGGCCGCGTCGGCCGGCGCGCAAAAAGCCGCCGGTGCGCTGCCGTCCGAGAATCGGGGTGGGCTGGCCGTCGCGGAACACTTCGCGCCCGGAGACGAAGACGGCCTGTACGGTCGCGTCGTTGCGGTTCACCATGCGGGAAAGCCCGTCGTAGGCTTCGACATTGGCTTCGTGGTACGCATCTAGCGAGTCGTCGAGGCGCTGTGGGTCCAGGACCACCAGGTCAGCCCAGTCGCCTACCCGCAGGTGACCGGCATCCAGCCCGTACCAGTCGGCCAGTTCTCCAGTAAGCCGGTGCACCGCCCGCTCGGGTGACAGGAACGGCTTGCCCGCGCGCTCGGCGTCGCGTACGTGCCGTAGCAGCCGCAGCCCGGAGTTGTAGAACGCCATATTGCGCAGGTGTGCGCCGGCGTCGGAGAAGCCGATCTGCAGGCCGTTCATCCGGGCTAAACGACGCAGCATCTTCGACCGGTGGTTGGAAATTGTTGTACGCCAACGAATCTTGGTGCCATGCTCAAGAATAAGGTCGAGGAAGGCATCCACCGGGTGCAGGTCGCCACGTTCCACGCCGACCTGTCCGAACGACTTGCCCACCACCGATTCGTCGGGGCAGGAAACGATCTCGGCGTCGAAGAAATCTCGATGCCAGGCTCGCGGCCCGAACTTGGTGTCGTAGTCCTTGCGGAACCGCCGACGGTACTCCTCATCGCGCAGCAGTTCGTTGCGCTCCAGTTCGTCCTTGAGATGCAGTGCCGCCGCGCCCGCACCGAACTCCTCGAACACCACTAGGTCGATCCCGTCGGCGTACACCTCGAACGGCACCGGCAGGTGCTGGAAGCGGAAGTTGCCGCCGAGCCGGTTCACCACGGCCGCAAGGAAGCTGGTCAACCAGACGCTTGCGGGTGCCGACTTCATGTCGGCGGCGGCCAGCAGGCTGGTCTTGAGCTGGGGGCGGCGAATACCCAGCGACTGCAGGGCTTGCGACACGATGTTCTGCGGATGGCTGATGTCGGGGCCCGACTGCAGGGCGCGCCCCGCGCGGCGCAGCAGCGACTTCAGCCGCCGCAACTCGCGTCCCTTCGCGTAGGTCGACGGCAGCGTTCGCGACCGGCAGGTCTCTCCGTCGATTTTGTCGAAAAGCAGTTGCTGCGAGGACATTCCGATAAAGCCGGCATCGAGGGCCTCGCTGAGCATCTGCTCCATGCGGTCCTGCTCGGCGGCGGCAGGCCGCACATCGCGGCGGGTGGCCCGGTCCAGCCCCATCACCGCCGTGCGCATGTCGGAGTGGCCGATGAACGCGGTCACATTGGGGCCCAACGGCAACGACTCGAGCGCCTCGATGTACTCGTCTGCATTACGCCACGTCTTGTGCTCGCCGACGATGCGGACCACGTGTTCGTGCGGGATCGCCTCCACCCGCCCGAACAGGTCGGCGGCTTCTTCCGCGTCGACATGCACGGTGGACAGTGAGCACGACCCCAGGATGATGGTGGTGACACCATGCCGTAGCGACTCTGAGAGCTCCGGGGCGGCCAGCACCTCGGCGTCGTAGTGGGTGTGAATGTCGATGATGCCTGGAATCACCCATTTGCCTTCGGCATCAATGACATTCGAGCATCCCTCGGTGTCTAGGGGAGTCGCTGAAACCGCAGTCACCCGGCCGTCGCGAATACCGATGTCGCGGATTGCCGACGGTCGGCCGGTGCCGTCGAACCACCTGCCGTTTGCGACCACTGCGTCGTAAGTCACTGCCACCACCTCACTCGACTGGACAGCTTACCGATCTTGTCAATTCGATGCGTGGGGTTCGGCGATGAGGTGGCCGGCGATCTCGGCCTCGAGTACCGG
The nucleotide sequence above comes from Mycobacterium vicinigordonae. Encoded proteins:
- a CDS encoding N-acyl-D-amino-acid deacylase family protein, yielding MTYDAVVANGRWFDGTGRPSAIRDIGIRDGRVTAVSATPLDTEGCSNVIDAEGKWVIPGIIDIHTHYDAEVLAAPELSESLRHGVTTIILGSCSLSTVHVDAEEAADLFGRVEAIPHEHVVRIVGEHKTWRNADEYIEALESLPLGPNVTAFIGHSDMRTAVMGLDRATRRDVRPAAAEQDRMEQMLSEALDAGFIGMSSQQLLFDKIDGETCRSRTLPSTYAKGRELRRLKSLLRRAGRALQSGPDISHPQNIVSQALQSLGIRRPQLKTSLLAAADMKSAPASVWLTSFLAAVVNRLGGNFRFQHLPVPFEVYADGIDLVVFEEFGAGAAALHLKDELERNELLRDEEYRRRFRKDYDTKFGPRAWHRDFFDAEIVSCPDESVVGKSFGQVGVERGDLHPVDAFLDLILEHGTKIRWRTTISNHRSKMLRRLARMNGLQIGFSDAGAHLRNMAFYNSGLRLLRHVRDAERAGKPFLSPERAVHRLTGELADWYGLDAGHLRVGDWADLVVLDPQRLDDSLDAYHEANVEAYDGLSRMVNRNDATVQAVFVSGREVFRDGQPTPILGRQRTGGFLRAGRRGRTVPEPLTAPGDALPA